One Burkholderiales bacterium genomic window carries:
- a CDS encoding indolepyruvate ferredoxin oxidoreductase family protein, with protein sequence MQAVSLDDKYTSDRGRVYLTGIQALVRLLLVQRRRDLAVGLNTAGFVSGYRGSPLGGLDEALWKAQPHLAAHHVHFQPGVNEELAATAVWGTQQVKLVGESDYDGVFAMWYGKGPGVDRCGDVFKHMNFSGTARHGGVLLVAGDDHGAYSSTLPHQSDHLFAASMIPVLYPCNVQEYIELGLHGFAMSRFSGCAVGFKALADTVESSASIEADHAHVRIALPEDVVAPEGGMNTRLLTDGLAQQARTLEALMQDYKIYAAIAYARANRLNRTTIDSPRARLGIVASGKSYLDVLEALEELGIDEAGAAQIGIRVFKVAMPWPLEPDSVREFSRGLEEILVVEEKRQMVEYQLKEHLYNWHPDVRPRVIGKFDEAGEWVHPRGQWLLPAKGDFSIAQIARVIAGRVARFHPSDRIKARLAFLEAKEAVLRKAVNTPPRPAYYCSGCPHNTSTRVPDGSVALAGIGCHVMATSIYPEHNRTLTQMGGEGATWIGQAPFSRRKHVFANLGDGTYFHSGSLAIRAAIAAGVNITYKILYNDAVAMTGGQPIDGPLSVPQIAREMSAEGVRRIAVVSEDPSRYADRSALPPFVTLHDRKDLDAVQRQLREYPGVSVLIYDQTCAAEKRRRRKKGAYPQATSRVFINEAVCEGCGDCGVQSNCVSILPLETEFGRKRMIDQSACNQDYSCLKGFCPSFVTVEGGTPRKTRAARHAPASEPPPEPAIAPLGDSAYNILITGIGGTGVITIGALLGMAAHLEGKGISALDMTGMSQKNGAVTSHVRIARSPERIRAQRIATGEADLILGCDMLTAGAHDAIAKTRPGRTVAVINLYEQPPGQFARDPDWRFPASAVRALIDEAVGGRAHYLDATRLATALLGDAIATNLFMLGFACQKGLIPLQPASILRAIELNAVAVEANKLAFEWGRRAAVDLQQVERLATPARPVIVQMPQSLEALVRRRVAFLTEYQNAAYARRYAQLVEKVRAAEAAAVGGEALAKTVAQALFKLMAYKDEYEVARLYASGDFEKRLAETFEGRLRVKYHLAPPLIARRDAQGRLVKSEYGAWVGIAFRVLARLKGLRGTWLDPFGYSAERKTERRLIGEYEALIEELADTLSPANHRTALALAAVPERIRGFGHVKARSLAAAAAERERLLRQLRAPDVHLAA encoded by the coding sequence ATGCAAGCAGTGAGTTTGGACGACAAGTACACGTCGGATCGGGGGCGCGTCTACCTGACCGGCATCCAGGCGCTGGTGCGTCTGCTACTGGTGCAGCGCCGGCGCGACCTCGCCGTCGGACTGAATACCGCGGGCTTCGTCTCCGGCTACCGCGGTTCGCCGCTCGGCGGGCTCGATGAAGCGCTGTGGAAGGCGCAACCGCATCTGGCCGCGCACCACGTCCACTTCCAGCCCGGCGTCAACGAGGAGCTGGCCGCCACGGCGGTGTGGGGAACCCAGCAGGTGAAGCTCGTGGGCGAGTCCGACTACGACGGCGTGTTCGCCATGTGGTACGGCAAAGGGCCGGGCGTGGACCGCTGCGGCGACGTGTTCAAGCACATGAACTTCTCGGGCACCGCCCGGCACGGCGGCGTGCTGCTGGTGGCCGGCGATGATCACGGCGCCTACTCCTCCACCCTGCCGCATCAGAGCGACCACCTGTTCGCGGCCTCGATGATCCCGGTGCTCTATCCGTGCAACGTGCAGGAGTACATCGAGCTGGGCCTGCACGGTTTCGCGATGTCGCGCTTTTCCGGCTGCGCGGTGGGCTTCAAGGCGCTCGCCGACACGGTGGAGTCCTCGGCTTCGATCGAGGCCGACCACGCCCACGTGCGCATCGCGCTGCCCGAGGACGTCGTCGCGCCCGAAGGCGGCATGAACACACGACTGCTCACCGACGGGCTGGCGCAGCAGGCGCGCACGCTGGAAGCGCTGATGCAGGACTACAAGATCTATGCCGCCATCGCCTATGCGCGCGCCAATCGTCTCAATCGCACCACGATCGATTCGCCGCGCGCGCGGCTGGGCATCGTCGCTTCCGGCAAGTCGTACCTGGACGTGCTCGAAGCACTGGAAGAACTGGGCATCGACGAGGCCGGCGCGGCGCAGATCGGCATTCGCGTCTTCAAGGTGGCGATGCCCTGGCCGCTGGAACCGGACAGTGTGCGCGAATTCTCCCGGGGCCTGGAAGAAATCCTGGTCGTGGAAGAGAAGCGCCAGATGGTGGAATACCAGCTCAAGGAGCATCTGTACAACTGGCATCCGGACGTGCGCCCGCGGGTGATCGGCAAGTTCGACGAAGCCGGCGAGTGGGTACATCCGCGCGGCCAGTGGCTGCTGCCGGCCAAGGGCGATTTCTCCATCGCGCAGATCGCGCGGGTGATCGCTGGAAGAGTGGCCCGCTTCCATCCGAGCGACCGGATCAAGGCGCGGCTGGCGTTCCTGGAGGCGAAGGAGGCGGTGCTCAGGAAAGCGGTGAACACGCCGCCGCGGCCGGCGTATTACTGCTCCGGCTGCCCGCACAACACCTCGACCCGGGTGCCGGACGGCAGCGTCGCGCTGGCTGGCATCGGCTGCCACGTGATGGCCACCTCGATCTATCCCGAGCACAACCGGACGCTCACGCAGATGGGCGGGGAAGGTGCGACCTGGATCGGCCAGGCGCCCTTCTCCAGGCGCAAGCACGTCTTCGCGAATCTGGGCGACGGCACTTATTTCCACTCCGGTTCGCTCGCAATCCGCGCCGCCATCGCCGCCGGGGTCAACATCACCTACAAGATCCTCTACAACGATGCGGTGGCGATGACCGGCGGCCAGCCGATCGACGGGCCGCTGTCCGTGCCGCAGATCGCTCGGGAAATGAGCGCAGAAGGCGTACGGCGCATCGCGGTGGTGAGCGAAGATCCCTCGCGCTATGCCGACCGCTCGGCCCTGCCGCCATTCGTCACGCTGCACGACCGCAAGGACCTGGACGCGGTACAGCGCCAGTTGCGCGAATACCCCGGTGTGTCGGTCCTGATCTACGACCAGACCTGCGCGGCGGAAAAGCGCCGGCGCCGCAAGAAGGGGGCGTATCCGCAGGCGACTTCGCGTGTGTTCATCAACGAGGCGGTGTGCGAGGGCTGTGGCGACTGCGGCGTGCAGTCGAACTGCGTGTCGATCCTGCCGCTGGAGACCGAGTTCGGTCGCAAGCGCATGATCGACCAGTCTGCCTGCAACCAGGACTACTCCTGCCTCAAGGGCTTCTGCCCGAGCTTCGTCACGGTGGAAGGCGGCACGCCGCGCAAGACCAGAGCCGCGCGACACGCGCCGGCCTCCGAGCCGCCGCCCGAGCCCGCCATCGCGCCGCTCGGGGACAGCGCCTACAACATCCTCATCACCGGCATCGGCGGCACCGGCGTCATCACCATCGGCGCCCTGCTCGGGATGGCGGCGCACCTGGAAGGCAAGGGGATCTCCGCGCTCGACATGACCGGCATGTCGCAGAAGAACGGCGCGGTCACTTCGCACGTGCGCATCGCGCGCTCGCCGGAGAGAATCCGCGCCCAGCGCATCGCCACCGGGGAAGCCGATCTGATTCTGGGCTGTGACATGCTCACCGCCGGCGCCCATGACGCCATCGCCAAGACCCGGCCCGGGCGCACGGTGGCAGTAATCAACCTGTACGAGCAGCCGCCGGGGCAGTTCGCCAGAGACCCCGACTGGCGCTTTCCGGCGTCCGCAGTGCGGGCGTTGATCGACGAAGCCGTCGGCGGTCGCGCCCACTATCTCGACGCCACACGGCTGGCCACCGCGCTGCTGGGCGACGCGATCGCGACCAACCTGTTCATGCTGGGGTTCGCCTGCCAGAAAGGGCTGATCCCGCTGCAGCCGGCTTCCATCCTGCGCGCGATCGAGCTGAACGCGGTGGCGGTGGAGGCCAACAAACTGGCCTTCGAGTGGGGCCGCCGGGCGGCGGTGGATCTGCAGCAGGTCGAAAGGCTGGCCACGCCGGCGCGACCGGTGATCGTGCAGATGCCGCAGTCACTGGAAGCGCTGGTGCGCCGACGCGTGGCCTTCCTCACCGAATACCAGAACGCGGCCTATGCCCGGCGCTATGCGCAACTGGTGGAGAAGGTCCGTGCCGCCGAGGCGGCCGCGGTCGGGGGCGAGGCGCTGGCGAAGACGGTGGCGCAGGCGCTGTTCAAGCTGATGGCCTACAAGGACGAGTACGAGGTCGCGCGGCTGTATGCGAGCGGTGACTTCGAGAAACGGCTCGCCGAGACCTTTGAAGGGCGCTTGCGGGTGAAGTACCACTTGGCGCCACCGCTCATCGCCAGGCGCGACGCCCAGGGCCGGCTCGTGAAGTCCGAGTACGGGGCATGGGTAGGCATTGCGTTCCGCGTGCTGGCCAGGCTCAAGGGGTTGCGCGGTACTTGGCTCGATCCGTTCGGGTACAGCGCCGAGCGCAAGACGGAGCGACG